The DNA region TTTAGTTGCAGCGTGTTTCCAAAGTTGGTCGCGTTGGCATCGACGCTCGAAAAGAACCGGTCGACGACGTTCGTGCCGTCAAAGTTGGTCGTGTAGAGCCCGAACGCCCCACCGCTCGGCAGCGTCGATGCACCGGGGTTGAAGCGGATCGTGATCGCCGTCCAATCGAGCGGATCCAGCTCCTCGGTGCCGAATCCGAGATTGGGCTGGAACGTCGTCGAGCCCATCACCGACACGATGGTGCCGTTGGGCACTCCGAGCAGCGCCGCAAGGCCGCCGCCGCCCGACGGCGTGAGCCGCTGCGCGTAGGTCTGGGCCCGCATCGTCGCCGGTTCGTACTCGCCGTCCTCAGTCGTCACCACGCCGTTGACGGTGGCACCGGCATGGGTGTGCCAGTGCGGGTCGAACTGCCTGTCGGCTGCGATGTAGCCGACGCCGATGTCGGCGTGGCCGGCGGTGTAGACGGCCTCCGCGCGGGCGCGACCGCCCCCGATGAGCAGCGCGGCGACAAGGAACACGGCGGGAACGTTCAAAAAGCTGCGCGACGACATCGCTGACTCCCGGATGCCAGGGTTTGGGGCCACCTGCGAAC from Planctomycetota bacterium includes:
- a CDS encoding PEP-CTERM sorting domain-containing protein, with product MRSQVAPNPGIRESAMSSRSFLNVPAVFLVAALLIGGGRARAEAVYTAGHADIGVGYIAADRQFDPHWHTHAGATVNGVVTTEDGEYEPATMRAQTYAQRLTPSGGGGLAALLGVPNGTIVSVMGSTTFQPNLGFGTEELDPLDWTAITIRFNPGASTLPSGGAFGLYTTNFDGTNVVDRFFSSVDANATNFGNTLQLNPGDHAHYQWGFTQQGTYDLNFIWSGTHVSDGPISTSATFRVQAVPEPSTLALVGIAGGAIVAGLVRRRRHRAPVRAAS